A stretch of DNA from Candidatus Pantoea bituminis:
GTGCATTAGCCATATTTTTGTTGGTGTGCTTTTTTGCGCGTTAGATAATCCTCGTCACCCCGAAGACGATCCCAATACGTTTTGAAGACCGCTGCCGCTGCGGCTTTTTCTTCATTGACGCCGCGCGGCAACTCTTTGCCTTCTGCATCATATTTGCGTCCACCTTGATGATTGCTGTAGCGGCGAGCGCGGGTGTAGCCCATTTGAATAAACTTGCGCGCCATATCCATGCCAACAAAATCATCTTGCGCACGATACGCCTCGAACAGCTGCATAATTTTTGCGGCTGACTCTTCAGCAATCGGCACGGTACGAAAACGCCAGTGCGGTAAAATTTCGCCTTTATAGGGCTG
This window harbors:
- a CDS encoding DUF4385 domain-containing protein codes for the protein MKPFDYDQDFSTIDFRKHPELYQVGRGEQGVLMVQPYKGEILPHWRFRTVPIAEESAAKIMQLFEAYRAQDDFVGMDMARKFIQMGYTRARRYSNHQGGRKYDAEGKELPRGVNEEKAAAAAVFKTYWDRLRGDEDYLTRKKAHQQKYG